The Chelonoidis abingdonii isolate Lonesome George chromosome 11, CheloAbing_2.0, whole genome shotgun sequence genomic interval TGCAGGCAGGGCTAGAGGGGAGGGGGATGCTGCTGAGCTGCCCTAATTAACCAGGCCTCCCAGATACGGCTCCCCCTTTTCCTGGAGTGTAGTTAACTTCCCTTCCTTGGATCAAGTCTCAGGCAGTGGGTTCCCTGCGGTCCCCAGCACAGCCGGCCTCCAGCCCCCTTCAgctgcagcccccactcctggcccAGCGGCTCCACTGAACTGCCTTTAAAGTTTAGCTCCGTGCTGTGGGGGAGGCATGGCTGGAGCagaagggttggggtggggggcagggtgagctCATAGGCACATGCAAATATAGCTGCATGGACATACATgtactctgcttccttccccagacagGAAGAcgagctctgtgcagcttgacAGCGTGTATCTTCCCCCCATTCTGCTCGCATGGGGGTGCTCTATGACTGAGATCCccatagggtgactagatgtctctattttatagggacagtcctgatatttggggctttttcttccataggtgcctattaccccctgtcccaatttttcacacttgctgtctggtcaccctagatctcCATCAACACCTCACGTAGGCGCCACTCAGCGGGGATGATTCTGTCACTACTGACCAGGAACCCTACCCTCTTGGAGGCCAGCACCTGGAGGGGTAAGGGCCCTGAGCTGATCCCATTGGCCCGCCTGcgcgagccagccagtccccaccaccaccctgggagCTGGATCAAAAGCTGGTGGCCCTTATAGATGAGTAGGTGTGACCAGATATCCTGGATTTTTGCAGAGACAAGTCCTGAGTATTTTGGGCCTTAAGTGTGTAGTATAGGTGCCTAATTACCCTCCCCACCCATCTCCAAattttttcacccttgctatcctGGTCACGCCCTTATAGAAGACAAGGGAGCTGGGAGTGGTGCGGGAGCAGGCTTGGCCTGGGACTTGGCGAGCGTTGTCCTCGATGAAGCCACAAGCAGCAGCCGTTGACGAGTTACATCTGCTCTCTTGCTCCCCTTCTCGTTCTCTCACTTCCCGCCGCTCTCACTCGCTGCTCCTCACCACGGCCTCCCTGCTAGAGGCAAGCACCTCTGGCGGGGAACCATGTCACAACACATGGCCAAGATCGGGCGGAGGCCCCGCAAGAAGGGTGGAGCAGCGTCAAGCTTGGAAGTGAACCATCTGACCGCGATTGAAGGTGGGGATGCCGCGCCACTGTTTCCACTGCTGTGGAAGCTCCACCCATTGCCATCTCCCTCTGCTATGATGGCTGGGGGGAACTCCCAGCTTACTTCCAGCCTTCAGGCCTTTCCCGGaggaggcgctgtggggagcagggcactgGTTGTGGGAGAGAGCTCCCAGCTATCCAGCATGGGGcactgtggggggtggggcagagaggctGGCTGGTGGGAAGAGCTCTGTTCGTccagtccctggcccctcccagcagggggtgctgtggggagcagggcaggggcactggctgtggggggagctccagTTCCTTGCAGTCCTGGCCCCTCCCAGCAGGGGCGCCTGTGAGGGAGCTACGGCAGGGGCACGTGGCTGTTGGAGGGTGCTCCTGGAAGACTCCAGCCCAGCGTTCTCTCCAGGCAGGGGTtgctgtgaggagctggggcaggagctggctggcgGGGGGAGGCACTGGCTGGGTGAATCACTCAGTGGCTCTCCCAGCAGGGCGCACTGATGCGGGAGAGGCGCATGGGCAACTCGGCTGTTAGGGGGATGTCTCTGGATATTTCAGCCCCAGCGTCTTCCCAGCAGGGGGGTGCTGTGAGGGTTGGAGCAGAGcgtggctggcaggggaagcaCTGGCTGGGTGATCACTTCAGTGGCTTCCCAGCAGGGCGCCATGTGAGAGAGCGGGCAGGGGGCACTGGCTGTTAGGGGAGTCTGGATACTCAGCGCCCAGCGTCTACcagcaggggtgctgtgaggagtgGGGCAGCCTGGCTGCGGGGAGCATGTGGTGATCACTCAGTGGCTCTCCCAGCAGGGCGCCtgtgggctgtggggagcagggcaggggcactgGCTGTAGGGGGAGCTCCTGGATACTCCAGCCCCAGcgtctcccagcagggggtgctgtgaggagtggggcaggagctggctggcaggggagcaCTGGCTGGGTGATCACTCAGTGGCTCTCCCAGCAGGGCgcactgtggggagcagggcaggggcactgGCTGTAGGGGGAGCTCCTGGATACTCCAGCCCCAGcgtctcccagcagggggtgctgtgaggagtggggcaggagctggctgtggtGGGATCACTGGCTGGGAGATCGCCCAGTGGCTCTGTTGCTAGCAGAGGGGGCGCTCCCTGGGCTCCTGCTGGCGTGTTTAACCCTTTCCTCCCCACGGCAGGTGTCAAAGGCGGCGGCCGATTTGCTGGCCTACTGTGAGGCGCACGCCAAAGAGGACCCGCTGGTGACCCCGGTGCCCTCCTCGGAGAACCCCTTCCGTGAAAAGCGGCTCTTCTGCATTGTGCTGTGAGCCCTGCGGCCAGTGACTCAGCGCACCCCCTCCCCTCAGGTGCCGCTCCAGAGCGGCACCGCTAGCTTTAGCGTAGGGGAGCGGAGAGTGGGTCAGAGACCGGCCGGGGGGAGACactggggctgcacactccaacTGACCGGAGGAGTCTGCTTCacctttcttccttccccccccgcccccgccccacagTGAACATTATCTCTGTGGATTCACCCTTGGCTGCTGTTTCCAAGATCAATAAACGCGCTGCTGAGTtaccctccctctgcccctgcccttttATTGAGTCCCAGCCCCTGTCTCCCAACACCTCCAGCTCCTATccctcccactgcccccacctAGTCACTGAGCCCCTAGGTCCCATCCCCCCTGATGCTGCCACTTGGTCACTGAGCCCCCAGGTCCTGTCTCCACTGCCCCCACATGGTCACTCAGCCCCCAGGTCCCATCCCCCTGATGCTGCCACCTGGTCACTCAGCCCCCAGGTCCTGTCCCCCTCGATGCCCCCACCCAGTCACTGAAtccccaggccctgtcccccaccccaagtctccaggttctctctcccccctgctgccccccacccagtcACTGAGCCCCCAAATTCCATCTCCCCACCATGTGTGCCCAGTCACTGAGACTGGAGGCCCTGTCTCCCCCCAAGTCACTGAGCCTTCAAGTTCtgtatctccccccccccccgccaagacCCCAGGTTCTGTCTCTCTCCGCTGGCCCCCACCAAGTCACTGAGCCCCCAGACCCCATTCCCCCCAGGGTTTGTCTGCCCCCACCCACTCACAGTATCCCCAAGCCCCGAATCCCAGGTcctgtctccccacccccgctGTCCCCATCCAGTCACGAAGCCCCGAGGGCCCGTCTCCCAGGGATATGGGGGATGCCCAGAGGTGGCTGACAGATA includes:
- the GNG8 gene encoding guanine nucleotide-binding protein G(I)/G(S)/G(O) subunit gamma-8 → MATVSKAAADLLAYCEAHAKEDPLVTPVPSSENPFREKRLFCIVL